The sequence TGTATTTAGATCAAAACAATTATACCATCTATAATCCTGTTTTGTTTACCCAAAAGTTTTATAAATACGGAAAGTTATCCTCAGAAGGAAAGATAGATAAGGATCTTAATTATACAGGTCTATGGAAACAATATCGTGATGATGGAAGTTTACGCGGAGAAGGCAACTATACAAATGGGATGAAAACAGGTGTTTGGAAAGAATATCACGAAAATGGTACACTTGAAAGTATAGGCAATTATACCGAAAGAGGTGGGAATAGAACTGGCGAGTGGAAGGAGTATCACAACAATGGTCAGCTTTGGGAAATAGGAGAATATAACGGTGCCACGGGTTTTAGGGTTGGTTTTTGGAAATATTATCACGACAACGGGCAAATAAGTCACAGTGGTAAATATAACGGTAATACAGGGAACGAAATAAGTGTATGGACATCATCTTATAAAAATGGAGAATTTCATTACCAAAAAATATACGATGATCAAGGTGAATTAAATGAAGAATATATTGTTAAAAATGAAAATGGCACGGTATACCAAAAGTTTGATTACATACACGGTAAATTACAAAATGTGTTAATATACAATGACAAGGAAGGAAATCCGCTCCCAATAGGCACTTTTTCAAATGGTAATGGTACTTTAAATGAATATATAGATGGCACCTTAATCAATAAGGCACACTATGCTGATGGCACCATTCAAGGTGAATATTGTGACATAATATATTATTGGACTGGAGAATATTCCTCGAGATTAAATAGTTGTGCATGGAAGGTGTATGAAAATGAAGATAGCAGTACTGCAGAATTAGAGTTTGCACTAAAATGGGTAGAACGTTCCATTGAACTGGATAAAAATCGTTTTAACACCGGTACTTATGCTTCATTGTTGTATAGAACTGGTAATTACACAAAAGCTTTGTCAATTGCAAAAGAATCAATTGTTTTAGGTGAAAAAGCAGAAGAAGATAATACCTCAACAGAAAATCTGATTGAAAAAATAAAGCGAAAAATGTAAGCTATTATGGATGGTTTATATTTTTCACCTCAAGATTCAGACTAATTGAAAAACTTGGAATTTGCACATAAGGGAGATTTAGCTAAAGTCTGAAACCCGGATTATCAATAACGAATAAAAGGTTTAATCTAAAAATTACTTTCAACATGAGAAATGTACTCATTTTAATATGCCTATTTATAGGTGCTGCCTCAACTTCACAAATAAGGGAGTATAATCCAGATAATATATATAAGAAAGATGGAGAAAAAAATAGTCAAGGTGTCCCCATAGGCGAATGGGAATATTATGGAGCTTTTTCGGACGATAGACCAGCCCAATATTTTAATTATGATACTAGAATATCAAGGGTGTATTTTATTCAAGACATTGCCAGCGGTAAGCCATTAATTCTACAAGAAAAGGGTAAGCTAAATGAAGATTTTGAAAAAACTGGAACTTGGACTTTTTATCATAATTCTAGAGAAGGGGAAATTATAGCTAAAAAAGGAGATTACATAAATGGTTTGGAAAATGGTGAGTGGAAGGAATTTTATCCGAACGGTACATTGCAAAGCACAAGTTATTGGATAAAGGGAACTCCGGTTGGTAAGTGGGAATCATACTTTCCAGATGGAAGCTTACGGAGTATAAAAAATTACGAAAAGGGAGTATCTGTTGGTGAGTGGCAAGAATATTACGAGGACGGAACTATTAAAGAAATCACGAACTACACTGAGGGTATCCGAAATGGAATATTTACGGAAACACAAAAATTTGATGATGTTATTTTAGTAAAGGTGGGTATGTATGTAAATGGTTTTCCAGATGGTGAAATTATTACTTACTACGTCCAAGATGGAAATAAATATGTTTATGAAAGAGTCCTTATAAGGAATAAAAAAATTACTGGCGCTATAAAAAGGTATAATGCAGAAGGGAAGGTAATAGGCTTAATTTCATACAATGATGATAATGATATTACTGAAATGAAAGAATACTTTGATGATGGAACATTAAGAAGATTTTCAACAGCGTTGCCAGATGCTGGAATAGAATCTGTTTGGGAAATATCTGAATATTACCCAAATGGTAATCTTAAAATGAAATTCATTGAAAAGGATTCAAAATACCACAATATAGTTTCTGCAAAGGATCCTAATGGAAATAGCCTAGATTATGGTACTTTAAAGGATGGTAATGGTACACTTTATCAATATTCCGATGAAGGCAAAATTAGCTCAATTACAACTTTAAAATATGGGATACCAAATGGACCATATACTGAATTCGGAACAATCACTTTTAACGATAATACATACCAATATAAAAAGACTGGAACATTTACCAAGGAAGGAAAGGTTGGGGATTTTATTACAACGGTTGAAAAAGATGGAAAAAATATCACAATTCAAACGGCTACCTATTATCAAAATATTGCGATAGACCAAAAAAACTATAACATTGATGGGATGTTGCAGGAGGAACTTCATATTGATACATCCACAGGAATAAAAGAGGAAATCGTTTATTATCCTTCAGGATCTATTAAAACTAAATTACAATTTCAATATCCAGATGTTTTATTAAATGTGCTAATATGCAAAGATCCAAACGGTAAAAATCTGGATTACGGCTCCATTAAAGATGGTTCGGGTGTTTATAAAGAGTATGATATGAGTGGTAAACTTGTAACCACTTATACCTTTAAAGAAGGTAAAGTGGTGTCTCAAAAATAATGGATGCTAAATTATTCCATACACTATTCTAGTTTTATTAGAACGCATTAAAAATGTAAAAAGCAATATATGAAAACTAAAATCTCCTTATTAATTCTGATATTCTGTAGTAGTCTGTCCAGTCCTATTTTTTGTCAAAAAGTAGACTTTATAAATGCTCCGAATAATCCTATTGCCTTTAAATTTAAGAAAGAACATTTTAATCTAAAAGGGCCTGTATTGAGATATATACACGACGTGTTTAATAAAGATGGCTTTTTAATTGAAAGTCTAAATAGAAGAACCACTTACAATTATATAGACGGTAAACTTGTCAGTGATTCTCATGGTTATAAATATAAAGTAAATAGCCTAGGTTATATAACAACTAAAATAGCCACTATGAATATAATAACAAATTATAAATACAATGATAAAGGGCTACTTATCTACGCGGGCAATAAGTATGATTATACAACATATACATACGATTCCAATGATCGATTAATACATTCGGTTGATGGAGGAACCAATATGCCAAATTTTGAAGGGAGAGACTATGGTGCGCACGATAGTTATGTGGTTAATAACGAAACTCTTGAAGTTTTTACTCATTGGACTAAAGATATGACACCGAGAAGAAAGGTATATACAAACGGGCACCTTACATTTTCTGGAATTTCTGGTAATACACATTATAAGCATAAGTTTGACTCTTACGGCAATGTAATTGAGACTATTGAAACAGGAACAGGTAAACCTTACACTCATACGTGGAAAATCGAATATTTTGAAGATTCTGATAATGATGCAACATCAAAAATCGATAAAGCCGATTTGTATGGTACATGGAGAGTGAAAAGATTAGTTTCTAACACCGCTACTATTGAAAATGTAGATAATATTATCGATAAAGAAGAGTATGAACCATTAAGAAAAGCGTTGACAAATGCAAAATTTGAAATAAACGCAAATGGTTCCATTTCGCTGTTCATAGCGCATTATTACTTACAGGATTATTTAATTGATGTGCGCTGGTCGTTTGATGAAGCGAATTCAAAAATTATCATTGTGGATAAACCAGGTGGACCCTTAGAATCTGAAGGGGAATTAGCAGATATTACAGTAGAAAAAAAGGATAATGCAATGATATTTAAAATGCTTAAGGACTTATTCCAGATGTATGTTGAAAAGGAATAGGAGAGGATTTTCAAGATTTTAAAGACAGCATTCCTATAAACTTATAAATTAGAAATTATGAAAAAAATAGCAACGATTATTCTCTTACTAACAACCTCAATAATAACAAGCCAAGAAGTTAGATTAGTAAATTTTGAAGTATCTAGTTGTGAAGAAGAAAGACATATTGAAAAGGAGATATTGTCCAGAAAGCAAGTTAATGACACCTTGGTAATAAAAATTGCTATACTAAGGAATTGCTGCGATAAGGTTTCACAATCAATAAGTTTTAAAAAAGATGCGGACGGACAAAATATTCTCAATCTAGAATATGAACATTATTCCAGTAATCCTTGTATGTGTTTGTGTTATAAGGAATACGAATATACTATAGAAGGTCTAGTTGATACTGATTATTTGGTGTATATAAATGATGAAGAAGTAGAACAATAGTAAAGAAATTTGTTTATTACTCGTTTTTAGTCACTGTATCAATAACCAGACAAACTCTAGCTGCTTTATGAGATTTTTAATCCTACTCCTAATTTTAATAATAACGCTAACAGCCAAGGCACAAAAACTCGTTTTAAACGACGGCCTTCAAGTGCAATATGTACAAGAAGCTATTTTGCCAGTTTCAAATAATGAATATGTTGTTTTAAAAGACAGCGCCGCTTATCTATATAAAACAACTGGCGTTATACCCTACAAAAAACAAAAACTCAGCGATATTTATATATTAAGTAAGGTTGAAAAGAGACTTTACAGTATAGATTTGAAGCCACAATATTTTGACCAAATAGATGAAGAATCGGATGAATTAACCACTTTGGTTACGTATCAATATGAAATAAATTACTCCTCTATAGATAATGTTAAAATTGACGTCTTTATAAACAAGCACGGCTATTTAATTCCGAGAACCACAGTTTCGAAAAGGTTCACCTTCAATGAGAATCTAAATATTGAAGATACCTACACTAAAAGCATCTATCAAGACGATCACGCAGCACTACCTTCAAGTGGTTTAATTGTAGATAAAAACAACATTTTAGCTGTATCTGCTGAAGGCAATCTAACGCTCACAGAAGTAAAAAACAATAAAGTAATTAGAGAAAAGAAATGGACAGATTTTAATGGTTCTATAAGTCTTGTTAGTAGCGTAAAAATTGAAAATTTTGTACGTGTTAATTTTCAACGCTATCAAGAAGGAAATGATTTTTCTGAATCATTTTGGAGCATTATAAACCTAAAGACACAAACTTTTGCAGCTATAAATTTAAAGGACTTCAATACCAATTTAAATAAACTGCAAGAACAAGATGCAGCGCAACTTAATAGCGTTCCATTTTTTTATAAAGCTGAAAACAATAGCAATATCCAATTTTTTGTATTGCCTGATAATAACTTTGTTTGGGTAGATGACGAATCGTACTATTATGGTTCAGATGATTTATCTAAATACGCCACTATGCAAAAAGAAGGGAAAAGTTATAGTCTTCAGGCGCACGCGTATATCTATAATTATGCTTCTCGTATTTTAAGAGCAATTGCACCACAGGAAAAAGATAAAATAAGAGCGTTAGCGGAGACTTATGTTAGAAATAAATATAAAATAGAGTCAGAACGTTGCAAAGACTAAATTAACTCGTTCAAGAAATTTAGCACATAAATATGAAGAACATAAAGGCTTTATAAATCATGCTTTACATAAAATTTGAAATACAAGATTCTTCTAAATACAAGGATTTTCAGAAATTATATAACCATATGGTTATGGTAAGACAGCCCGGTTTTAAGTTTGACGAGGAAGGCCCAAATTTTGATTGGGATACTATGACCGAAGCGGAAATCAATATCGCGATGGTTGAATTAAATACCTTTTTAGATGAACAGGTAGAACCCGAAATATATCGATGTAAAAAACTACTACCAATTTATGTAAACATATTTTTAGAAAATTATTTACGAAGTGATACTGAAAATTTAGAATCGTTTGGTAGTCACGATATATATTCCATATTTAATTATTTAGAATTTGGTTTTGAAGTGGATATGGATAGTCTTGAAAATATGAATGAGCGTTTGGGCATTGTTAAATTTTCCACAGGTAACTATCCTTTTGGTGGTCTGGCTCGATTTATAATGACTTTGGCTGCATATGATTTAAAACCAATAGAATGCTTTGATGGCTTCAACGTATGTAAGTTCAAATGGATTTCTGAGTATAAGTATGAATCAATAATTTCAACACAAACAAAAAACCCATTTCAAACTTTTCAAAAGTGGATTAACAATACTTTCTTTAAAAAATCGCTTCTTGCTCTGGTTTTGTTAATAGCAAACAATGCAATAGCACAAACTAATTCATCGTCTTGTATTTTAAATAATAGAACCAACCAAGCGGAAATTCAAAACCTATTAGTTTTAGAAAATCCAGAATTTCCATCACCAGAAAAAGAGCTTCTATTTTTCTTTTCAGAATCCTATTTCTTTGATCCGCATAATTATTATGGCAGCGTAAAAGATGTTGAAAGTGTTCATACTATTTATGACCCACAACAGAGAATTATAAGTGTCGATACGTCAAATTTTGCATCTCAAAATCATCTTCTTAAAAATGAAAAAATCAGTCGAAAGCCGATAGTAGATCATATTGGAATTGATAGCATTTCAAAAAAAGGACATAAAATCCAATTATTTCATTTTGGCGACTTCCCAGAATATGAATATCAAATATATGAGGTGGAAAAAGAGAGAATCGTCAATGTATTTGAAAGTACCAGTGTGCTTACCTATTCCAAGGATTTAACTTATGATAAGAACAATAATTTAATAAAAATAGTAACAACAGATGATTATAATGATCAGGAAATAGAATTAGCGACTTATAACAGCAATGGGTCGATTAAATCGAAAAAAAATATAACTCATGTTGATGGCACAAGAGTTATAGCTACTAATTATAGTTATAAGAATAACCTTATAATCCAAATAGAAAAACACGAAGCTATCTACTTTTTAGATTTAGAATTAGAAGATAAACATGTAGAAAACATCGATTATTCAAAATATATAAATAGTAATACTTTAATAATTCTTGACGTTGTAAATTTTACTTACAATGAAGATAATCAATTAATTAAAATAGAAGAAAATAAGAAAGATTTTTCTGAAAGTGGAGGGATTAATTATGAAAATTCACAGACTTTTTCATTGAATTATCAACCCAATAAACTTGTTATTAACGCAAGTTTCCCTGAATTAAGAAATTATGAATTCCTTTTTGATGATTTGGGTAATCCACTTCAAATTAACTCGTATGTAGTGGATGAAAATAAATCCTGGTTGCATAAAAGCACTAGATTTAAAATTTTATAAATCGAATAATTAGCTGGCTAGGGATATATTTAATAGAACGAGTAGTTACTAAAACAAGGGTTCGGGTGTATTTGGAAGACACTAAATTAAAAATTTTGATTTGTATTTATCCGAAACGAAAGTGCGTATTTTCTGTACGACCTTTTATTCACAAAATAGTCATCATCCTATGAAGGTATTAGTTGAAAATATAGAAATTCTGCCCCAAATTGTCCAAGTTCCAGTAATGAATTTTGGACAAATGCAAAGGTGGCAAGATTTTGTTGAGCTAAATTATTCGATTGAACTTACAACAGAATTATTTATCGAAAAGATTAGTACTTTTTTTGCTGAATTTAGAGATGCTGAAATAAAAGATGATGATCCATTTGATTTTCCAGAACTTATATCATTTAAAGATGTAGAATGGTCTGACTTGAATGTCCTCATAAAAAAATAAAAAAGATTTAAAAGATTTGATTATTTTTAAAAACTATGAAATCTAAACCGTTAATTATGCGCTATTTAATTTTTCTACTATTCTTCCCTTCAATAGTAATTTCTCAAAGCACCAAGGAATATACCAAAGAAATAAAAGGTTCTGGTTATGCAAATGACGGTTTTTATAATTATGAAGCGAAAATAAAATATCAATTATGGAATCAAGGAATGGGTGATATTGTCTTGAAAATAGGAATAATGGATTATAAAATTACTCGCTTTCGAGAAAAAGATATGGTAGAGATAAACACTTATGACAGTCCTGTAGCAAATCAATTCCCTCTTGTTTTAAAAAATCATCAAGGTGACGTTCGTTTTGATTTATTTATAAAATGGAATGGTGGAAATGGAACGACTGTTGTCAGGTTCACTAATTTAAAAGAAGAAGCAGTAAGACAAGGCGCTTTAGATTTATATTATTTTGACAAAGAGCAAGTCAAAGAAATGGTGGAAAAATTTGAATTAAAAAAGAATAGAGATAACATCGAAGATTTAGATGTTGAAATGAATAGTATTTATATTGATAACAACTATTTTGGAGATTTATCATCAATAACCAATCAATATTATAAATCCAAAAAAAATGAAAATTCTGAAGATAAACTAGAGAATAAAAAAACATACAACAATCATGTAGACAATGAAAGAAAAATTGTTGAAGCATCGTTGAAAGGAGCTGAAGCTAGATATAAAAGAGAACAAGAATTTGCAAGAATAGATGAGGCTAGAAAAGCTAGAGAATTAAAACCGTCAGACATGTATTGGGTGGATAGCCCCGAAAAAAGAACTGCACTGGCAAAAGAGCAAAATGCGGCAGGCATTCAAAACGTTCAAAACTCTGTTCAAAATTTAGCCAATACAATGGAGGCCGCTTTTAAAGAAAATGGCAAAAGAAGAGCCGCTAAAAAACAAGCAGAACGTGAAAACCAATGGAAAATTGAATACGAAGAAGGTATGGCAAATGCTCATCAAGTTGCTCTTGATAAAGTAGCTGCCGATGAAAAAAAAGAATTGGATGAAAGCATTAAAATTGGTGTCGCTAAAGAATTGGACAAAATAATGATCATTCTAACAGAGAAGTATGAAAAGCAAAAAGGAAATAGCTGCACTGATAATAAAGAGATTATTCCAGTATCATTAACAGATGATGATTTCAATAGTAGTTTTGATGAAATTAAAAACATGTTTAAAAATAAATATGGGTTTATAAATTCAGAGCACAAAATAAAAATTCCTTTTATCTATGATTATGCCGACTGTTTTAAAAATGGGTTAGCGTATGTAAGAAGAAACGATTTAGTTGGTTATATAAATTCTTCAGGCCAAGAAGTAATACCTATAAAATACTTGGTGGCAAGTAGTTTAGGTAAAGATGGCTATTGGGTAAGATCTAAGTCTGAAGGTAATTTTCATTTAGGTTTAGATGGTAAAATCATTAGAAAACTAAAAGATGTAATCTATTCTGGTGAGGAATTTTATATTGATAAAAAACTTATTAAATTCCGTAAGGATGAAATAGATTATTACGGCGTGATGGATATTAAAGGCAATGTAATTTTACCCTCAGAATATGAAGAAATTGAATTTGTGGGTGAAGACTATAAAGATGTAAAATTTATCTCTACAACTATAAACAATAAAACTGGTTTGTGTAATTTACAAGGACAACTTATAATACCACATGAATATGATGAATTAGTAGAAATAAGGTCTGAATATATAAGATTTAAAAAAGGAGAAGAACTTATAGATTTCGACCATAATGGAAAAATAAAAACTATTGCTTATGATTGGGTCGAAGAAAATACTGAAAAAAAAATAAAAAAAAACTATCTGCTTTCTTTTGAAAAGGATAATCTTTTTGGTTTAATGCGTGCTAAAGATAGCGTAGAAATAGTTTCGCCAATCTATAGCCAAATAGACCCAATATATACAAATTCAAATAAATATTATAGGGTTCTTTTAAGAAAAAAAATACCTAATAGTGAATGGCTATCAAGAGACTACGGTTTGATAGATAATAATGGAAAACTGGTTTTACCATGTGAATATGGAGACATTAATGGAGGTGATCATAATTCTGCAATTTTTAGAGTTTTAGAAAATGGTAAACTTGGAATTTTAAACAACAATTTTGATGTCATTATTCCATCAGAGTATGAGCAAATAAGGGAATGTTTAAAAAAAACCAGTAAAAATACTTATAAACCAACTGGTTACATTGGGAGAAATGGTGATAATTACACAATTCTAAACCTATCTGGAGAAAAATTAATAGATAGAAGTTTTTTACATGTTTCTGGCTTTTATGATTATGATATGCGCTACCATATTTTTAACGATACTAGCGGTAATTATGGAATACTAGATGAAGATTTTAATTTCTATTTAGATAATATAAAAACAGAATTAGGCTCATATTTTTATGGCTATTACTCTTTTAAATCAAATAATGGAAAATGGGGAACTAAATCTATTTTAGATCACTCAATAATTATACAGCCAACATATGATGAATTTTGGGGTATGACGGACTATATTATTGAGGCAGTAAAGGACGGCAAATTTGGACTTTTGGATAGAAACGGAAAAACTTTACTTCCTTTTAAATACAATAAGCGATTTAAAGCAGTTGAAGAATATCATTCTCAAAATCGCTTTGAAAAAGATTTCCCTAATGCACCATTACCCTATGATAGTAGATTTTAGCCCATTTATTTATGATGCGATTGTAAGATTTTGAATTTAGTTTAAGGCATTTTTGTTTGTTTTGCGATTTAAATTATTCAAAAAACCGCTAACTTCAAATATAAACTATCGTTTGATATAAAACATTTAAACGATTTCATATCAATAAACATTTTAGCTACAAGTGATCCGAAAAATTGCGAAAAGCAATTTCCAATATTTACGTTGAAATAAAAATTCTCTGGATTTTTTACTGTTGCGGATAATAGACTATTAAATCAATTGGAAATTCAATATGGAGGAACAAGCAATCAAAACGTAATATAAAATCCTTCTGATTTCCTACTGTTATGGATAGAGAAATGGTTCGGTGGTAAGTGCTTCAAAAGTGATTATATAGAACGCACATATAACTATGAACTCCCTCGAAGCGATACATTATTAAAGAGCAAAGTTTAGTAATACCTAATTAATCTTGAAACCCAGTTTACCCAAACCTTTAATCTTTATTGGGAAATTTTATTTTTTGAAAAAAAGCAAAGAAATAATATTGTAAGTAGCTCTATCAATTATATAAAACTTCAAACAAAGAAATAAAAGATAGAATGTTAATGGTGTTTATACAGTTAACATATCTGGCAATTGAAAAAAAACATCAAAATTAAAACCACAGTAAGCATTATTGCTTGCTTTATTCTTTTATTCATTAACGTTTAAATCATCCACTACATATAATACAGCAACAGATGTTGCCCTTGTCGGTGGCGGTCAATATCCGCAACCTGGCGAGATAAGTTTAGCGCACAACGGAGTACTATTTTTAGATGAATTGCCTGAATTTAAACGTGGCGTTTTGGAAGTAATGCGACAACCTTTGGAAGATCGCGAAGTTACAATTTCACGAGCAAAATTTACGGTAACGTATCCCTCCAGCTTTATGTTGGTTGCGAGTATGAACCCAAGTCCGGGTGGTTATTTTAACGACCCAGACGCTCCCATAATGTCTTCGCCAGCAGAAATGCAACGTTATTTAAGTAAAGTTTCTGGACCACTTTTGGATAGAATTGACATTCATATAGAAGTTACTCCAGTTCCTTTTGAAAAATTGAGCGACGAACGAAAAGGAGAATCAAGCATTGTTGTTCGCGAAAGAGTTACAAAAGCCAGAAAATTACAATCTGAACGGTTTGCAGAATCTGATAAAGTACATTATAACGCGCAAATGGGCGTAAAGCAAATCCGCCAATATTGTAAGTTGGAACCATCTTCGCTACAACTTTTAAAAACCGCCATGGAAAAATTGAATCTTTCTGCACGAGCTTATGATAGAATTTTAAAGGTATCTAGAACTATTGCAGATTTGGAGGCAGCTCCAGACATTACTGGCAATCATATTTCTGAGGCTATTCAGTATAGGAGTTTGGATCGGGATGGGTGGTTTGGATGAAGAGAGTATTAAAATTATCACCTTGATTTTTTATAAAAAATAAAGCCCTAATAGGTTGGCAGAACCTATTAGGGCTTCAGTAATATATAATTCTAGTCTATTTTAATATGGGTTTAATAGTTAATTTAATTTTGCCAATTAAACTTTTATCAAAATCAGAATCCTTTTTACTGTCTGAATTTGCAATTTTTACTAAAATAACATCTCCTTCTGTTTTAGTACTTCTTATTGCGCTACTTTTTTTTACAGAATCTAAATTCACCATCGAAGGCTTTTGAACTTTCAATTTACTTAAATCTGTATTAAACGGAATATCAATCGAAGTTTTTGCTATGTATTTATTGTCAAGTTTATCATTCTTTAAAGTTGTGGTTATCTTCTTAGAATCAAAAATTAAAGGAATCTCTACTTCAGCAGTTTCAATGGCTAGCTGAATTTTTGTAGTTTCGTTTTCTTGAATATTATCCTGCATAATAGAAGCAAAATCAAAGCTCTTTAAAATCTCGTACTGTATCATTGATATAAAGTTTGATAGTTCCATATCTTATTGGTTTGAGTCGATTGATGGGAACGAACCACTTCTAAAATTAATGGTTACACTTCCTATTATATCTGTTTTCATATTAACTGCGGAAGATGACTTTTCATTAACAACTCGCACTTTTACAGCACTAGAATTATAGTTACCACTTACATTTGCTCTTCCCCATCCCCATCTAGCAGAGGCAGATCCTGAAACACCCCAGTTACTAGCTTTTGATTCAACATCTCGGATATCTGATGATTTTTGATCTGTAGAATCGACATGAAAAACAAGTTTCGTGTGAATCTGACCATCAACAACCTCAACTTTCTGCA comes from Aequorivita sublithincola DSM 14238 and encodes:
- a CDS encoding toxin-antitoxin system YwqK family antitoxin — protein: MKYLSTILLLLLMATSLYSQVEKEYYDNGNLKKEGAWDANGNATGNWKFYLESGRISSEISYTDGNASGIGKFYIGDDDVRDYFLLNYDTKEEKFYTNGKLEKYGKINDKYERTGEWKFYNENGFLELIGSYSNDKRTGEWKIYDESIFLKFNGYLQQVGNFSNDEKIGEWIMYLDQNNYTIYNPVLFTQKFYKYGKLSSEGKIDKDLNYTGLWKQYRDDGSLRGEGNYTNGMKTGVWKEYHENGTLESIGNYTERGGNRTGEWKEYHNNGQLWEIGEYNGATGFRVGFWKYYHDNGQISHSGKYNGNTGNEISVWTSSYKNGEFHYQKIYDDQGELNEEYIVKNENGTVYQKFDYIHGKLQNVLIYNDKEGNPLPIGTFSNGNGTLNEYIDGTLINKAHYADGTIQGEYCDIIYYWTGEYSSRLNSCAWKVYENEDSSTAELEFALKWVERSIELDKNRFNTGTYASLLYRTGNYTKALSIAKESIVLGEKAEEDNTSTENLIEKIKRKM
- a CDS encoding toxin-antitoxin system YwqK family antitoxin — protein: MRNVLILICLFIGAASTSQIREYNPDNIYKKDGEKNSQGVPIGEWEYYGAFSDDRPAQYFNYDTRISRVYFIQDIASGKPLILQEKGKLNEDFEKTGTWTFYHNSREGEIIAKKGDYINGLENGEWKEFYPNGTLQSTSYWIKGTPVGKWESYFPDGSLRSIKNYEKGVSVGEWQEYYEDGTIKEITNYTEGIRNGIFTETQKFDDVILVKVGMYVNGFPDGEIITYYVQDGNKYVYERVLIRNKKITGAIKRYNAEGKVIGLISYNDDNDITEMKEYFDDGTLRRFSTALPDAGIESVWEISEYYPNGNLKMKFIEKDSKYHNIVSAKDPNGNSLDYGTLKDGNGTLYQYSDEGKISSITTLKYGIPNGPYTEFGTITFNDNTYQYKKTGTFTKEGKVGDFITTVEKDGKNITIQTATYYQNIAIDQKNYNIDGMLQEELHIDTSTGIKEEIVYYPSGSIKTKLQFQYPDVLLNVLICKDPNGKNLDYGSIKDGSGVYKEYDMSGKLVTTYTFKEGKVVSQK
- a CDS encoding WG repeat-containing protein, giving the protein MKSKPLIMRYLIFLLFFPSIVISQSTKEYTKEIKGSGYANDGFYNYEAKIKYQLWNQGMGDIVLKIGIMDYKITRFREKDMVEINTYDSPVANQFPLVLKNHQGDVRFDLFIKWNGGNGTTVVRFTNLKEEAVRQGALDLYYFDKEQVKEMVEKFELKKNRDNIEDLDVEMNSIYIDNNYFGDLSSITNQYYKSKKNENSEDKLENKKTYNNHVDNERKIVEASLKGAEARYKREQEFARIDEARKARELKPSDMYWVDSPEKRTALAKEQNAAGIQNVQNSVQNLANTMEAAFKENGKRRAAKKQAERENQWKIEYEEGMANAHQVALDKVAADEKKELDESIKIGVAKELDKIMIILTEKYEKQKGNSCTDNKEIIPVSLTDDDFNSSFDEIKNMFKNKYGFINSEHKIKIPFIYDYADCFKNGLAYVRRNDLVGYINSSGQEVIPIKYLVASSLGKDGYWVRSKSEGNFHLGLDGKIIRKLKDVIYSGEEFYIDKKLIKFRKDEIDYYGVMDIKGNVILPSEYEEIEFVGEDYKDVKFISTTINNKTGLCNLQGQLIIPHEYDELVEIRSEYIRFKKGEELIDFDHNGKIKTIAYDWVEENTEKKIKKNYLLSFEKDNLFGLMRAKDSVEIVSPIYSQIDPIYTNSNKYYRVLLRKKIPNSEWLSRDYGLIDNNGKLVLPCEYGDINGGDHNSAIFRVLENGKLGILNNNFDVIIPSEYEQIRECLKKTSKNTYKPTGYIGRNGDNYTILNLSGEKLIDRSFLHVSGFYDYDMRYHIFNDTSGNYGILDEDFNFYLDNIKTELGSYFYGYYSFKSNNGKWGTKSILDHSIIIQPTYDEFWGMTDYIIEAVKDGKFGLLDRNGKTLLPFKYNKRFKAVEEYHSQNRFEKDFPNAPLPYDSRF